One bacterium DNA window includes the following coding sequences:
- a CDS encoding 5'-3' exonuclease H3TH domain-containing protein — protein MIVHLLDGTYELFRHFYGLRRFNTGEDSPFGAVNGVLHSILQMIETGATHVGVATDHVIESFRNDLWSGYKTGEGIEPALLAQFRPLEDALRAMGVAVWPMTDLEADDGLASAAQIASGNEEVERVCIWTPDKDLAQCVRGARVVQVDRKNHKILDAEGVRAKFGVAPVLIPDFLALVGDSADGYPGIPGIGPVKAARLVNRYGVIENFPPAALSEERREAALLFKDLATLRTDARLFRDVDELRWRGPTEAFAACSKRLGDARLLERSLKALAK, from the coding sequence ATGATTGTTCATCTCTTGGACGGCACATACGAGCTGTTCCGTCACTTCTACGGCCTGCGCCGCTTCAACACGGGCGAGGATTCGCCATTTGGCGCCGTCAACGGCGTGTTGCACTCGATATTGCAGATGATCGAGACGGGAGCGACTCACGTCGGCGTGGCGACCGATCACGTCATCGAATCCTTTCGCAACGATCTGTGGTCCGGATACAAGACCGGGGAAGGCATCGAGCCCGCGCTCCTGGCCCAATTTCGCCCGCTGGAAGACGCGCTCAGGGCGATGGGGGTCGCCGTCTGGCCGATGACCGATCTCGAGGCCGATGATGGACTTGCCTCCGCGGCGCAGATCGCGTCCGGCAATGAGGAGGTGGAGAGAGTCTGCATCTGGACGCCCGACAAGGACCTGGCGCAGTGCGTCCGGGGCGCCCGGGTGGTGCAGGTTGACCGGAAGAACCACAAAATCCTCGACGCGGAGGGGGTTCGCGCCAAGTTCGGGGTGGCACCCGTCCTGATTCCCGACTTCCTCGCGCTGGTCGGCGACTCGGCGGACGGATATCCGGGCATTCCGGGAATCGGTCCGGTTAAGGCGGCACGGTTGGTGAACCGATACGGCGTCATCGAGAACTTCCCGCCTGCCGCGTTGAGCGAGGAACGGCGCGAGGCGGCGCTCCTGTTTAAGGATCTGGCGACGCTCAGGACCGACGCGCGCCTCTTCCGCGACGTGGACGAACTGCGGTGGCGCGGCCCTACCGAGGCATTTGCGGCGTGTTCAAAACGTCTCGGAGACGCCCGCCTCCTGGAGCGGAGCCTCAAGGCACTTGCTAAATGA
- a CDS encoding ring-cleaving dioxygenase: MRPGEIGGIHHITAIAGDPQGNVDFYAGILGLRLVKQTVNYDDPGTYHLYFGDQVGRPGTILTFFPWPGAPRGRHGVGQATIVSFAVPPHSLGFWEARLRTREIGVERRESPFDEPLLEFSDPDGLQLELVADSRPDPGRAWAAPSVPVSQAIRGFHSVALLERGYDDTEALLTEVMGFRLAQTVGHRRRYVVGDGGLATWVDVVGGPDAPPGHVAVGTVHHVAWRTPDEAAQQGWRRRLIEEGLSVTPVRDRQYFRSIYFREPGGVLFEIATEGPGFAVDEPPDALGAQLTLPPWLEPQRGVLTARLPELHVPRPGPR; encoded by the coding sequence ATGAGACCAGGCGAGATCGGGGGCATTCATCACATTACGGCGATTGCCGGCGACCCCCAAGGCAACGTAGATTTTTATGCGGGGATCCTGGGCCTGCGCCTCGTCAAGCAGACGGTCAACTACGACGATCCCGGGACGTACCACCTGTACTTTGGGGACCAGGTCGGGCGTCCGGGGACGATCCTCACGTTTTTCCCCTGGCCGGGCGCCCCCCGAGGACGCCACGGCGTGGGGCAGGCGACCATCGTCTCATTTGCCGTTCCTCCGCACTCCCTGGGATTTTGGGAGGCGCGCCTCAGGACTCGCGAGATAGGGGTCGAGAGACGGGAGTCCCCCTTCGATGAACCCCTGCTCGAATTCTCGGACCCCGACGGGCTCCAACTTGAACTCGTCGCGGATTCCCGGCCCGATCCCGGACGTGCGTGGGCCGCGCCGTCCGTCCCGGTCTCGCAGGCAATCCGAGGGTTCCACAGCGTCGCCCTGCTCGAGCGGGGGTACGATGACACCGAAGCGCTGTTGACCGAGGTCATGGGCTTCCGTCTTGCGCAGACGGTGGGGCACCGCCGCCGGTACGTCGTGGGTGACGGGGGCCTCGCCACCTGGGTGGACGTCGTCGGTGGGCCGGACGCCCCGCCCGGGCACGTGGCGGTCGGCACGGTGCACCACGTGGCCTGGCGGACGCCGGACGAGGCGGCTCAGCAGGGGTGGCGGCGGAGGCTCATCGAGGAGGGGCTCAGCGTGACGCCGGTGAGAGACCGTCAGTACTTCCGGTCGATCTACTTTCGCGAACCGGGCGGCGTGCTGTTCGAGATCGCGACCGAAGGGCCCGGTTTTGCCGTCGACGAGCCGCCGGACGCGTTGGGCGCGCAGCTGACGTTGCCGCCGTGGCTGGAACCTCAACGCGGGGTTCTCACCGCCCGGCTGCCCGAGCTGCACGTGCCGCGGCCCGGTCCGCGGTAG
- a CDS encoding DUF5996 family protein, giving the protein MRDTEAWPALPLEAWRETRDTLHMWTQIVGKIRLKLTPHVNHWWEVPFYLTSRGLTTTPIPYGDGTFDAAFDFIDHVLALQTSSGRTETIALRPRSVADFYHDVIGTLQRLAIDVRIWTKPSEYPNPIRFEEDRRHASYDAAYAHRFWRILLRADTILKEFRGRFIGKASPVHFFWGGFDLAVTRFSGRRAPPIEGADSMTREGYSHEVSSCGFWTGSGGIIDAAFYSYAAPEPPGFKEARIRPAAASYSAEFSNFVLMYEDVRSAADPRATVLEFLQSTYEAAATLGQWDRANLEFP; this is encoded by the coding sequence ATGCGTGACACGGAGGCGTGGCCCGCGTTGCCGCTCGAAGCGTGGCGGGAGACGCGCGATACGCTGCACATGTGGACGCAGATCGTCGGCAAGATCCGGCTCAAACTCACGCCGCACGTGAATCATTGGTGGGAGGTTCCGTTCTACCTGACATCGCGCGGTCTGACCACCACGCCGATTCCGTACGGCGACGGTACGTTTGACGCGGCGTTCGATTTCATTGATCACGTCCTGGCGCTCCAGACGAGCAGCGGACGGACCGAGACGATCGCCCTCCGGCCTCGATCGGTCGCCGACTTCTATCACGATGTCATTGGGACGCTCCAGCGGCTCGCGATCGACGTCAGAATCTGGACGAAGCCGTCGGAATACCCGAACCCGATCCGCTTCGAGGAGGACCGCCGGCACGCGTCGTATGATGCGGCCTACGCGCATCGATTCTGGCGCATTCTGCTGCGGGCCGACACCATCCTCAAGGAGTTCCGGGGGCGCTTTATCGGCAAGGCGAGCCCGGTGCACTTCTTCTGGGGCGGCTTCGATCTGGCCGTGACGCGATTTTCGGGGCGCCGCGCGCCGCCCATCGAGGGTGCCGACTCCATGACCCGCGAAGGGTACTCCCACGAGGTGAGCAGCTGCGGCTTCTGGACCGGGAGCGGCGGTATCATTGATGCCGCGTTTTACTCGTACGCGGCGCCGGAGCCGCCCGGGTTCAAGGAGGCCCGCATCCGTCCGGCGGCGGCATCCTACAGCGCAGAGTTCTCCAACTTCGTCCTGATGTACGAGGACGTGCGATCCGCGGCGGATCCGCGGGCAACCGTGCTCGAGTTCCTTCAGAGCACGTACGAGGCCGCGGCGACGCTCGGACAATGGGACCGCGCCAACCTAGAATTTCCGTAG
- a CDS encoding SMP-30/gluconolactonase/LRE family protein codes for MWEPSHRYPDPAVRVLHPGFAKYRLAQAAVERLATGCRWAEGPVWFGDGRFLLWSDIPNNRILKWEDETGAVGVFRRPSNNANGNTRDRQGRLITCEHDARRVTRTEYDGTITVLLDRFDGKPLNSPNDVVVKSDGSVWFTDPPFGILGYYEGHPAPQELPANVYRVDGTTGRATVVAGDINGPNGLAFSPDETRLYVVESRASPRKIRAFDVVADGTKLANGRVLIDAGPGTPDGFRCDVDGNLWCGWGMGEPELDGVRIFSPAGEPIGHIALPERCANLCFGGLRRNRLFMAASTSLYSLYVNTQGAPGV; via the coding sequence ATGTGGGAGCCGAGCCACCGGTACCCCGATCCCGCGGTGCGGGTGCTGCATCCGGGCTTCGCCAAGTATCGGCTCGCGCAGGCCGCGGTCGAACGTCTGGCCACCGGGTGCCGCTGGGCGGAGGGACCGGTGTGGTTCGGCGACGGACGGTTCCTGCTGTGGAGCGACATCCCGAACAACCGCATCTTGAAATGGGAGGACGAAACCGGCGCGGTCGGGGTCTTCCGCCGGCCGTCCAACAACGCCAACGGCAACACGCGCGACCGTCAGGGCCGTTTGATCACCTGCGAGCACGACGCCCGGCGCGTGACCCGCACCGAGTACGACGGGACGATCACGGTACTGCTCGACCGGTTCGATGGGAAACCGCTCAACTCGCCGAACGATGTCGTGGTAAAGTCGGACGGCTCGGTCTGGTTCACCGATCCGCCGTTCGGCATTCTCGGCTACTATGAGGGGCACCCGGCACCGCAGGAGCTGCCGGCGAACGTCTACCGCGTCGACGGCACGACGGGGCGGGCCACCGTGGTGGCCGGCGACATCAACGGCCCGAACGGTTTGGCCTTTTCACCCGACGAGACGAGGCTCTACGTCGTCGAATCTCGCGCCTCGCCGCGCAAGATTCGAGCCTTCGACGTCGTGGCGGACGGCACCAAGCTCGCCAACGGCCGCGTGCTGATCGACGCCGGCCCGGGCACACCGGACGGCTTCCGCTGCGACGTTGACGGCAATCTCTGGTGCGGGTGGGGGATGGGCGAGCCCGAACTGGACGGCGTCCGCATCTTCTCCCCGGCCGGCGAGCCCATCGGCCACATCGCGCTCCCCGAACGCTGCGCGAATCTCTGCTTCGGCGGGCTGCGGCGGAACCGGCTGTTCATGGCGGCCAGCACGTCGCTCTATTCGCTGTACGTAAACACGCAGGGGGCGCCGGGTGTCTGA